In the Zingiber officinale cultivar Zhangliang chromosome 5A, Zo_v1.1, whole genome shotgun sequence genome, tattcgtcaagaaaaaggatggtactctgaggttgtgcatcaattacagacagctgaatgcagtgaccgtcagaaataagtaccccttggacctctttatatagggctcctgcaACGCGCGTACACGCTTCCCAAGGTGTGCACGCTTCCCACAGCTTCCCGTGGAAAGACCTATCAGTAAAGTGtttctgacacaataccttaacgagcTAAGCACATCTCTGACGTGACAATAaaaacttccatcgtacgatcctctgcctgaTCATGCCGCCAACCATGTTGTTTGTCGGTGGCTCTGGTTTCCAAAAATATCACCgaatcctccttttgtctgttactggGCCGAGCGATAGAGTCGCTTGGCCAACCTTCCGCTGTCCAAGCTTCGCTACCATGCGGAGCGGGAAGCCTGGTCTGAGTATAATCAGCTTGGTCGTGACTTTGTTTCGCTTGTTCCGAGTTTGATGTAAGTCCAAGAGGACTGTCCGTTCAACGTGGACTTTGCCGATACTTGACTCTTATAAGCGTCAGAAGCTCGGCGCATGACCGAGCTGTGATGATATCGAACTGGACATTCTTTAATTATCTCGGTCGGGCAAGGGAGTTGCCTGACCGACCGATGATATAAGGGAGTGGACCTTGACTTTGACCCCGCCATGGTGCTGACCCTCCGCGGTGTGGGCCATTCATATAACCGCATCATACCTTGAAATGTTGCTTGATTTCGAAAAACGTAATCCAATTATAAATACAAGAATATATATCTAATTATAATATCAGAtccaaaattctaaattaataaaagaatatatattttttaattagtatACATATTTTTTTTCTGAATTCAATCATGTTCATTACTAATTATTTCAAAACCATAAATATATacgaataaatatttaatttttctgatTCCAACTAATTCAATTTTTTTCCCCGACATTAATTATGACAATTAAAAGACCAtataaattttctaattaattaattaattcttcaGCAAGTTGTGGATGTTGACAGGGTAAGCAAACTGGCGTGGCCCGTAGATCGACAGCCGAGCTCCCAGCCGGTACATCGCTTGCGTCGGGTGGACTTCGTCCCAGAAAAAATACTGATTCCGGTCGCCGCAGTACGTGGAGTTGGGAGTGCACCGCCCCTCCGCGTTCAACCTTCCCGACCCACAACACGCAGCTGCCAGCTCCGTAAAACCTGTTCAGTGATCCATCCGTACGCGGCAAACGTCGCGTTGTTAATTAGCATGTTGATCAATATATTGATTTATTGAATCGATGAGATCGAAGCTGCATGCATGTGCACGCCACCCACCCACCCACGCACTCACCGTATTTCTTGGGATCCGACTGGATGTGGCTACCGATTTCGAAGGAATCGGAAAATGAATATCTGAACCCCTCCAGCTCCATGCCGAGCTGCTCCAACAGGGCCCTCGTGCCGGTCTTGTACCTCAGGGACAGATCATTCAGCTCCTGGCTGCACGCGTTCCCCGGAACCACCCTCCTGACGCCCGGAACGCACCCGATCTGCCCGGTCCCGGCCACCGAAAACTTTCGCGCTCCGAGCTCGTAAAGGCTCCGCAGTTGGTCCGCAAACTGTCGGAGAACGGCGGCGACGATTTCGTCCTTCTGGGTGCTGTTTCCGGGGATGAGGGTGGCGGAGCGGGCGAAGAGGTCGTTGCTCCCGACGCTGACGCAGAAGAGTGACTTGTTCAAGAAGGTGGCGGCGGACCGGGCGCCCTTTGCCGCCGTGAGATTCCCGGCGAACGTGGAGAAGTATTGTATTTGCTGCGTCATCCTCACGACGTACCTCCCCTGCaaaggaatttaatttgattgatACAACATTATTGAAGCAATCATAAACTAGATCATCACACTAATTCTTCATGAATCACTCACCGTGGTGTCGAGAACGCCGGAGCCGGCGGAGGCGAAGTTTACTCCTCGCCTCCCGTGACGGGCGTTCGGATCCAGAGAGAGAAAAGGTTGCGGGCTCCTGCGTAACCCCGCCGCCTTGGCTTTAATTATCGcacaaaattaattaaagcaTCGTAATTAGACTTGGCAATTATCAATGAATCACATATTTATAAGACTTGCCAAATCAATTACCAACGAAGTCAACGCCGAGGAAGCCGTTGCTGAACCGGCCGGTGGGAATCCGGCCAGGGTAATCGACACCGTAAGGGGGTAAGTTGGCTTTGGGTGCATCACTCAAGAAGTTGCTGTTTCCGACGTCGACGGTGGAGTCACCGAAGACAAAGACCGCCCGCGAAGTGGCGGCCGCCGCTGTCGAGAGATTTGCTAAGAAACTAATCAAGCTTAGGAAGAGGAAGATGGTGGCGGCCTGCTGCAGCTTCTCCATGATCGATTCTGTTAATTAATTCTTCGAATGCCTAAGATTCTGCGCGTGACTGTTTCAAATTTATAGAAGTGAGGGTTTGTTAGTCCGCTATAATTGAATAATTAAGCTCCTCTCGATGGGTCAGAAGTCAGCAATGGAGGGAAGTCAAATTTCTGGAGCAACACGCTAGAGAATTCGCCACATATCAATTATTTAAGTGTATGGACAGATAAAGCTTTGTGGGCCCACATAAAATCCAATACACTTAACGACACCTACTAATTCAATTTCAGCCTAGTTGGTAATCGAGCAGATTTGTGATTAGTGAGATATGATTTGATTTTTTGACcggtataaatattattttaaatgatCTCATATCTCTTAGGAAGGCCGCTCGGATCAAATTAAATAAGTGATTGTGATTTATCCTATTAAAATAAATGAGATCATCCTACGGCGAGCACTTTTTTTTTCACCAGCTAATTGAATATGCGTTTGACTCATGGAAAATGGGCTTTGACTGAGACCAAGCacaacaataaataaattaattattcatATACCTACGCGTTAACCATGCATGATGTGACTAGTACTCTGTTTACTTAAGATagcgacaaataaaattaaagaaaaatattatagTGAAGAAATTTTAtcgtttattttattaaaattaaaaaaaaaacatagttcTTCATGACATATATATCCTTTTTAACTCATAtatccaaaaataatatatatatctttcttcaattaaaaaattatatagtaTATATTCACTTTTCTcaatagaataaataaaaaatagaaaaaagaaatTTCTTCTCCTTCCTATTATCTTCTTATAGCCCTAAATTTATTTCATCTATTCATCATCTACTTCAGATAAAAAAAGACTATAATTAAGAGTACTAAGTCATGTCGACTGTTTTTCCCTTTTAAAAAACTAAAGATTCTGAATTCAAAGAGTCCTTTAAGTGAGTGTTATGTTAATTAAAAATGTGATCATCTATAAGTCCATGTGATTTGATATAAATTGGCTTCACCATCTCGTGTTAGGTAACCGGTCGGCTTgttatcaaattgatgtttgattaGTTGTCGAATGTACAAGTTTATGCATGACTACTACTTCTCAGCCACCTTGTTTGAAGGCCGAACCAGACCTAATCTAATTTGATTTTAAGTGGATTCATTAGTTGGATAAAATGCCTAACCAGACCTAAtctaatttgatattaactgGAATCGTTGGCTGAATAAAATGCAGattattttttattcttataCTAATACACTCGTGAATCACTACTATATAGTTCAAGTAATCTTTGTCTCCAGACATGGTTGAGTTGGGTATGGATAAATATTAGATAAAGGGTCAAATATTGATAAAGTCAAAAAAAATATCTTCTTCTACAGTGGCTGTCAAATATTTTTTATTCACTACTGTAGTTAGTTGACCAATTTAGCTTCACATATATGGCTGTGGATTTAtacaaattatctttaaaattttataaaaaaagtaTTCACAAATATGGTAACATGATATATAACACAATAGTTTTATCAAAATAAAGAGAATAATGATAGTTACAATTGTAactcaaaatattatttattagataaaaGGTGAAGAGAGAATTGTAACTGATTCTATCTTAAGATAGAAGGAGATGAAATATTAGATATGATCCGGCCGTAAGAAGGGGGGActcacttcctgaagggtctcagcctgaggaccgatgaaaggctgtgcggtggatggccgagccgatcggatgggtaggtccgaacggagctatagataagcccatccatgggctcatgtttccgacgccaaggcaggaagaccgaagggccgagcaggggccaagggccgagggggttgtccgttcggccaaaataggggcgagggtataaagggggtcgagcggcctatgcgctcgactTAGGATATGAGATGTCAGCCGAAGCATGTctaatgattaggccgtacacaagatcgcacgatcttgccgtcacatcatggagaggctgataccgtagcagtatggtctcatggacgtctccctgacagatccatatttagacatggcccttctgacagacccatacctgggcatggtcaaaggcaggtggttgctttgattggcacgcccaggcttctttgagagatctatataaggcttccatttctccactggagGTATGAAACATCTTCATTttgaagccacctttttgttattcctcgcctgacttgagcgtcggagggccgtcgccgggatacccctcccggctcggtttcgttgcaggttcaccggagcattcgaggatctagcaggaagcgccacgtgcccagcgtccactgattcccggttcggacaggatcaaattggcgccgtctgtgggaacgctcctgcatccgatcggtaacaatggacgaagctggacgacaaaacacggtgacgctttcgagggAAGAGCTCGACGCtttggtcgagataagggccgccaaacttgttgaacaaaaacagccgccgagcgggcggagcaacaagcgacatctgcGTCAGTGGCGGCGGAAGCACCTCCGACTACGTCGCATTTcacgggccttatttcgcaccgaGCCGCACCATTTCGAAGAGATAGAGGTTCTTCTTGGACGAAATACCAAGGCGGGATAATGAGAAAAGGTAAGGCTCCCGGCGGTTCATCTCCCGGCGGGCCAACCGCCAATtttggaggctattctacgagaccctctgcccaagcattacgtgccctaagcgatcggcgagtacaacggaacaacggaccggatgatcatctggtaagtttgataacacagccacgctccatcaatacaccgatggggtgaaatgccgcgtctttcttaccacactctcgggatcggctcagcggtggttccggaggttgccgaacggatctatcacaagcttcaaggatttccgacgGCCTACCTCCACCACTTTGCTAGCGAGTCGGCGTTAtcggaagacaagtgtcagcctgttcgccatcaaggaTCGAAGGAATCGCCCgggcttacatccaacgattcaaccaagtggcaatggacatcccaacggccacatcggaggcgatgatgaacgccttcacacaaggctgGCGGATGGTGACtttcgatcgctcatccgaaagccgcccgagattatgatcacatgttgcatcgccaacgaatatataaatgtggaagaagcacaagccgctcggaaaaaggaaactccaagcGAGCGGGCACGCCGCTCAgcaaccacccagaggaccgagggcgaAGCAATTCGATCCTCACGTCGGATCGCACGTACAAGAGGTGGCCTCGGCCCAAACCGAAGAAGAAGTGGACCCctctgttctgctccttccacgaTCGgatcgcacaacacgagggattgtcgaagtcttcgtGACTAATCCCATGCCCAAGAGAGCCGAACgtctcctcccatcgacggaAGACAAAGGAcctatgaagctgaccggacccgcagaggcgacatcaccagacgcccgatcggcaccgatccccaaggcaggagaatccgggcgtccagagaacggtctcgaccgtccgctcgggaggaggaaagcAGAGCAATACTTCCGGGCGAGATCGCGTTATTCTGGAGGGCCGGAGGAGACTCAACCGGCAGAAAGGCGGGCGTTCGGCATGCAGATCCACAGCGGTCATGAAGCGGGCAAGTGGACGGAAGTACTTCGGGCCGGAgatttagaaggagtagaagtgccccatgacgacgctcattaagcggtaatagcaaattacaccattcaccgcgtatttgttgacaggGAGCTctgtcaacatcatattcaagaaggcgttcgatcggcTGCAAATAGATCGAGCCGAGCTATTGCCCATGACGGGTTTACgagcaacgaagttcagccggtcggacaaatccggctagccacctcgctgggagaagagccgctcagaaggacaaggacaataaacttcgtggtggtcgactctccctcatcctacaacgtcattttgggacgaccggcgctcggcgaattccgagcggttgtctcaaccttccaccagaagataaagttccccgtggaggacaaagtaggagaagtgcggggagatcagctagcagctcggcggtgctatatagagatgatccgagcagaagcttgttccgctcggaaggcgccccgaattgaggtacacgccataaccgagaaacctcctgctttaatttatgatgaaaaggaggaagtccagatccatccgacccgatcggaggccacgacttttatcgcctctgatctggagaaaGAACAGAAGGAGGAAcgattcaatgcctccaacgaaatcatgatgtcttcgtccgGTCGACACATGAATTACCCGGAATTTCCcaagcctagcgcagcatgagttgcatgtccggccggacgctcggcgatGAAACAGAGAAAAGGGACTTTAGCGCGGCGAATGCCATTATCCCGCAGAGGTGGAAAAACTTGAAGGCccacatacgcgaggttcagtgggcgtagtcttggtctccagcaggcggcaagtggagggtgcatcgactttcgagatctgaacaaggcatgccccaaggatttttatcctctgcccggaTAGATCAGTGGTGGACTCCACGGGTGCGAACTAATTTGCATGTGacgcttaccaaggatatcatcaagtaccgctcgttgggaagatcaagaaaaagtaagcttcgtaactgctgacggcacatattgttacaacgtgatgccgttcggattgaagaatgccggagccacctatcaacgcttgatgaacaaggtgttcaaggagcagatcgggaggaatctggaagtttatgtggacgacattcttatcaaatccgcccgagcggccgatcttttcaaggatatggaagaaaccttccgaacgctgtgcaaatatggagtcaaactaaatccccaaaagtgcctgttcggagccaaaggagggcgtttcttggggtatatagtgaccgagcggggaattgaagcaaatcccagcaagattaaagcactgcaagacatgccgcccccaagaaatacaagagaagtgcaaaggttgaccggtcggataactgctctatcgagattcatctccagaaccgccgaccggagcctgccattcttcaagatccgctactaaattccagtgggatgaagaatgtgaccgagcatttgaagagttgaagacatatcttaattctctaccagtgttagccaagccggtcgggggtgagtcactttatatgtatctgtcgtcaactgagcatgctgtaggctcagcactcgtgagggcgaacggcgaagaacagccggtgtattttctaagccacattttaaaagatgctgaatctcgttacactgggctcgagaagttggcctttgctttagttctagccgctcggcgcctgcgaccgtatttcttggctcataccattattgtccggacgaacagtccacttggaagagtgctgttgaatccagaagcgtccggacggcttatcaagtggacgacagaattaagtgaatttgacatccaatatcagccccgctcgtcgattaaagcccaatccttggctgattttgtgaccgaagtgcaaaggcttgagccggaagctatgtggagaatatatgtggatggatcctccactcggctcggaagtgggatcggaatagtactactctcacctcaggaagaaaagatgcacctatccgtccggctggattacaaagctactaacaatgaggcagagtatgaggcccttatagccggactgcaggcagcacgacatgtgggagccggtcgggtgacattttattcggattcacagttggccgctcagcagctctccggcacctttgaaatcaactgtgttcggctcaaactctacgctgaggcctttgaaaaactcaaagctgctttccgagaggtgcttattcagaagattccccgaacggagaaccaggcggccgatgagttagccaagcttgcGAGCTCGATAACGCCAGTCGCccttcagcaaccaattgaaaaaatacTGCTGgtagcgcatgtcgaccggatgcaaggcctcacgtttccaagtgactggaggacacctattatagaattcctccgttcgggcaccacaccatctgaggaatatgcagcccggctccttagaagaagagccggtcggtttacactcatcggagatcagctttacaagaaagctttttcgcgtcctttgctgaaatgtgtaagctcggaagactcagcttacatcctccaggaagtacatcaaggatcatgcgggggacatccgggcgggcgcttgttggccaagaagatcctcttggccggatacttttggccaaccttacaaacagacgccgctctgacagtatctacatgcctttcatgccagaagtatcataacttcatccatcgaccggcagaggagatgaaggcatcaaccatctcatgtccgttcgatcaatggggaatggatattgtgggtccatttccgatggcgaccgggcagaggaaatttttactagtggcggtagactatttctccaagtgggtggaggtcgagccgctcgcaaagattactgaacaaatggttaaaaaattcatctggcaacacatcatttgtcggttcggcatcccccgccgactagtgtccgacaacgggcggcagttcacagggaagatgttagaggattggtgcaagagctacgacattgagcaacatttcacgtccgtggcctatcctcagagcaacggtcaagctgaagtcgccaaccgggaaattcttcgtatcctgcgcgctcggctcgaccatttgggagggagttggccggatgaagtgccgagcgtcttgtgggccatccgaacgacgccaaaagaagggacaggagtcacaccgttccatttggtatatggcggtgaggccgtcattccagtcgaagtcggcgttgattcAATCCGGATCCAAAGCTACGATGacgacaacgccgaacgaagaaacatggagctggacttggtagaagaggagagggcgaaggcagccgttcggctgatggcataccgccagcggatgaagcaaacttacaaccggcgcgtcatccccagatcattccaggtcggcgatcttgtctggaagaaagttaagccggttggcgacgtcggcaagcttgaagctccatgggccggTCCCTTcagagtcatcgaaaagctccgctcgggcgcatattatttggaggacaaggacggtcggcagttagatagaccgtggagcgcgaaccacctccagccttaccgggcgggatgaaaggtgtatcactgtaaatcactcgGTGTACTTCATTTTTCGACTGAatgcttgaaatgcagaaatgaagagtCAAAAGAGCGAAAATGAGACATTACCATGGGTCGAAGGCCCTATACCGTTCGGACGGCGGTAAATTATCTTAGCAAAAATGCTCGAcaaagcagaccctgagccgttcggtcAGGAATACGTTCTCCACACTgagtgaaaggtgcgctaaatgtaactGTATATGCTCCTCGGTCGCCTATgcacttgcgatgcaggaagtagaGGGATGATAGCACAGGGTATCCTCTGCGAAacggaaggccaaggtcgctcgacctggtaaggagttagccctaaagccgtctagcccagacattAAACCGGAGAGCCGCGCCGACAAGCTCCGGCCGACaggcaccgtcgttaaaaatcgagggacGGGCCGGCGTCTAAATAATCCCcgaagccgacgagcaccgtcgttaaaatcgagagcgccggccggctataaatatccgagccgatgagcaccgtcgttaaaaatcgagagacggcgtctataaataatccgagcggaaagccggcgagcaccgtcgttaaaatcgagagccgcggccggctataaatatccgagccgacgagcaccgtcgttaaaaatcgagggcgTCCAGAGcggaagccgacgagcaccgtcgttaaaaatcgagagccgaccggctataaatatccgagccgcgagcaccgtcgttaaaaatcgagggacGGCCGGCgtctaaataatccgagcggaaagccggcgagcaccgtcgttaaaatcgagagccgcgatcggctataaatatccgagccggcgagcaccgtcgttaaaatcgagagccgcccggctataaatatccgagccggcgagcaccgtcgttaaaatcgagagccgcgcctataaataatccgagcggaaagccggcgagcaccgtcgttaaaatcgagagccgccgaccggctataaatatccgagccggcgagcaccgtcgttaaaatcgagagcgggcgtctataaataatccgaacggaaagccggcgagcaccgtcgttaaaatcgagagcagccggctataaatatccgagccggcgagcaccgtcgttaaaaatcgagggacgcgtcataaataatccgagcggaaagccggcgagcaccgtcgttaaaatcgagagccgccgaccggctataaatatccgagccgacgagcaccgtcgttaaaaatcgagagcgggccggcgtctataaataatccgagtggaaagccggcgagcaccgtcgttaaaatcgagccgcaggctataaatatccgagccggcGAGCAGTCGTGAAAAATCGAggctggcgtctataaataatccgagcggaaagccgacgagcaccgtcgttaaaaatcgagagccgcgccgactggctataaatatccgagccgacgagcaccgtcgttaaaaatcgagagacgggccggcgtctataaataatccgagcggaaagccgacgagcaccgtcgttaaaaatcgagagccgcgccgatcggctataaatataccaAGCGGAAGAACGGATATCGGAGTAAGAAACTgcggaaactataaatattaaagcattcaggcccaaaggggggttggtccttcgacaCTCGGCGTCTATTGACTCCACGCAAgcaggatacgtgcagagcgagtaggtctgctcactcgcactttatgcaatgagccaagccgatcggacgcgtaagggagaaagcttaagagcacgactggcgaaaattttacaagcattaatgttaagcaaacagaagaatattatggacaatgagtaagaAGACAGGAAAAGGGAcatcgtttcattagaagaaaaattatgccgaacggcacgtacaaaaatttcacatccgaccgagcggaggaagtacaaaaagtgcttgaataacccacatcactccggatcctcaaaattaaaaaaggtgtccgggatgtcgtcgatcatggccgccagttcaggagggggaatgctcaggtcagcaggaagatgcccccccttcttgaagtacgccgtggtgaccttgaccacctcgaggaaggttgaggagacgttgccaccaaacttttcgccaaatcgctctgagcggatgtattcttggcgcgctacggctaggcgactcggctctccctccttgtaTTTTTTGAGCAACGCCCGGGAAGCAGTTAAGGAATCTTGAAGGGCCTTCAAGTTTGCTTCAGCCTTTGTGCATTCAGTAGAGCGGACCTCccgttcggcgttcagctgggcctccagatccttagatcgctgatttagcgcatggacatctactttcattctgtccaggtcagcgatcgcctgcctcttccggctaccggcgcgcttcacctctttgtcacgcttcttcaccaagtcctcTAGCCGAGCTACCTCAACagccaggtcggcagccttcttctgttcggcctcaagagcttgtttctcccgctcggccgtgggaccttccgacacttggagtttttccagaaggccctccaactcggctagccgatggctagtggcaatttgttcagcccagcgctgtaagggaaataataatgtcaggaatcaaacaatagcatgacacgggaatgaagatgggtttacctgagtggcctgctgcatattgttatcgccgagctgcttgggcgtcataagggccacctgaatctgggcgtcctcgaagagcttggcgagcggaccagtcagggttatttcgtgaacggggctcgatggccgatcggcagacagcaaatattcctccgatgggaatcggagagtAGTCTTGATAGTAGGGTGGTAGGACGGCGCTTCTTGATCGCGGCCG is a window encoding:
- the LOC121979280 gene encoding GDSL esterase/lipase At1g71691-like, with protein sequence MEKLQQAATIFLFLSLISFLANLSTAAAATSRAVFVFGDSTVDVGNSNFLSDAPKANLPPYGVDYPGRIPTGRFSNGFLGVDFVAKAAGLRRSPQPFLSLDPNARHGRRGVNFASAGSGVLDTTGRYVVRMTQQIQYFSTFAGNLTAAKGARSAATFLNKSLFCVSVGSNDLFARSATLIPGNSTQKDEIVAAVLRQFADQLRSLYELGARKFSVAGTGQIGCVPGVRRVVPGNACSQELNDLSLRYKTGTRALLEQLGMELEGFRYSFSDSFEIGSHIQSDPKKYGFTELAAACCGSGRLNAEGRCTPNSTYCGDRNQYFFWDEVHPTQAMYRLGARLSIYGPRQFAYPVNIHNLLKN